In Methanoregula sp., a single window of DNA contains:
- a CDS encoding class I SAM-dependent methyltransferase: protein MLNTWDDYPEFKATTPFDILYFKQLIPKSFKILELGCGYGRILSLLENEGYFNLTGIDSSIVQLNRAKKILSKTELINCDIRLLDYPQNEYNVIIALGVLDCILFMEDIKNVIHNIRLSLKSDGYLFVNMYSKNSDTLSLEKYNLSEEIYGENGIILGNSGIMFHHYNDEDIFSLFSDFVILRSEHKKFWSFNQKKQVNGLSLVLRVKK, encoded by the coding sequence ATGCTAAATACTTGGGATGATTATCCGGAATTCAAGGCAACAACACCATTTGATATATTATATTTTAAACAACTAATACCTAAGAGTTTTAAGATACTTGAATTAGGGTGTGGCTATGGTCGTATACTATCTCTTCTTGAAAACGAAGGATATTTTAATCTGACAGGTATTGACTCTTCAATAGTTCAATTAAATAGAGCAAAAAAAATACTCTCCAAAACAGAATTAATCAATTGTGATATTAGATTATTAGATTATCCCCAAAATGAATATAATGTAATCATCGCATTAGGAGTTTTAGACTGTATTCTCTTTATGGAAGATATAAAAAATGTGATTCATAATATTAGGTTGAGTTTAAAATCAGACGGATATCTTTTTGTAAATATGTATTCTAAAAACAGCGACACGTTATCATTAGAGAAATATAATTTAAGTGAAGAGATTTACGGTGAAAATGGGATAATTCTTGGAAATAGTGGAATAATGTTCCATCATTATAATGATGAAGATATATTTTCATTGTTCTCTGATTTTGTTATACTTCGATCCGAACATAAAAAATTCTGGTCATTCAATCAAAAAAAACAAGTGAATGGTCTTTCCTTAGTATTACGAGTCAAAAAATGA